Proteins encoded by one window of Glycine soja cultivar W05 chromosome 15, ASM419377v2, whole genome shotgun sequence:
- the LOC114387492 gene encoding macrodontain-1-like, with amino-acid sequence MMIPHTSNLFLLFFFMTCTTLICLSSSSCGIPDQYNSILGPNLDKLPSQEEAMQLFQLWKKEHGRVYRDLEEMAKKFEIFVSNVKNIIESNAKRSSPSSYLLGLNQFADWSPYELQETYLHNIPMPENISAMDLNDSPCSAPPSVDWRPIAVTAVKNQKDCGSCWAFSATGAIEGASALATGKLISVSEQELLDCAYSFGCGGGWIDKALDWVIGNRGIASEIDYPYTARKGTCRASTIRNSVSIDGYCPIAQSDNAFMCATAKYPIGFYFNVVNDFFQYKSGIYDGPNCPVSSTFINHAMLIVGYGSIDGVGFWIVKNSWDTTWGMCGYALIKRDTSKPYGVCGIHAWPAYAATKCIGSVNPSIISSI; translated from the exons atgatgattcCCCACACCTCAAACTTGtttctccttttcttcttcatgacCTGCACCACCCTCATATGTCTGTCTTCATCAAGTTGTGGTATCCCAGACCAGTACAACTCAATATTGGGCCCAAACCTAGACAAGCTTCCATCACAGGAAGAGGCCATGCAACTCTTCCAACTATGGAAGAAAGAGCATGGAAGGGTCTATAGAGACCTGGAAGAGATGGCAAAGAAATTTGAGATATTTGTGTCCAATGTGAAGAATATCATAGAGTCAAATGCAAAGAGGTCATCACCTTCTAGCTACCTTCTGGGTCTCAACCAGTTTGCTGATTGGAGCCCCTATGAGCTCCAAGAAACCTATTTACACAACATTCCAATGCCTGAAAACATCAGCGCTATGGATCTGAATGACTCGCCCTGCAGTGCGCCACCATCCGTAGATTGGAGGCCAATAGCTGTGACTGCAGTTAAGAATCAAAAGGATTGTg gaAGTTGCTGGGCATTCTCTGCCACCGGAGCTATTGAAGGAGCAAGTGCATTAGCCACGGGAAAACTGATAAGTGTCTCCGAGCAAGAACTCCTGGATTGTGCTTATAGCTTTGGTTGTGGAGGAGGATGGATTGATAAAGCCTTAGATTGGGTTATAGGAAACCGTGGCATTGCTTCCGAGATAGATTATCCTTATACTGCAAGGAAGGGTACCTGCAGGGCCTCAACG ATTCGAAACAGTGTAAGCATTGATGGATATTGTCCCATAGCACAATCAGACAACGCATTTATGTGTGCAACTGCTAAGTACCCtattggtttttatttcaaCGTGGTCAACGACTTTTTCCAATATAAATCC GGAATCTATGATGGTCCCAATTGTCCAGTGAGTTCTACATTTATAAATCACGCCATGTTAATAGTGGGATACGGTTCAATAGATGGTGTAGGTTTTTGGATCGTGAAGAATTCTTGGGACACAACATGGGGAATGTGTGGTTATGCGTTGATCAAACGGGACACAAGTAAACCATATGGGGTTTGTGGAATCCATGCCTGGCCGGCTTATGCCGCAACCAAATGTATTGGATCAGTGAACCCAAGTATAATTAGTTCCATTTGA
- the LOC114386453 gene encoding olee1-like protein: MGKAAIIILASTLCFLSFLGSAYARDRFMVEGTVYCDTCRVQFLTKLSEILEGATVRVTCSQVDNAKNVTFSKEAVTDASGSYKVEVEGDHEEDTCEVTLLKSPRPDCSEIDRESHLQQAARISITKNNGIVSPLRQANPLGFLKKDRLPGCADLLKELGINEDGTLSV; this comes from the exons ATGGGAAAAGCTGCAATCATCATCCTTGCCTCCACCCTTTGCTTCTTATCCTTCCTAGGCTCTGCTTATGCCCGAGACCGCTTCATGGTGGAGGGCACCGTTTACTGTGACACATGTCGCGTCCAATTCCTCACCAAGTTGTCCGAGATCCTTGAAG GTGCTACGGTGCGTGTGACGTGCTCACAAGTTGATAATGCGAAGAACGTGACATTCAGCAAAGAGGCAGTGACagatgcttcggggtcatacaaagTGGAAGTGGAGGGAGACCACGAGGAAGACACGTGCGAGGTAACCCTTCTGAAGAGTCCAAGGCCAGACTGCTCGGAGATTGACCGAGAGTCTCACCTGCAACAGGCTGCCAGAATCAGCATCACCAAAAACAATGGAATAGTGTCCCCTCTTCGCCAAGCCAACCCTCTTGGTTTCCTCAAGAAGGACCGTCTCCCTGGCTGCGCTGACCTCCTCAAGGAGCTTGGAATCAACGAAGATGGCACTCTCTCCGTTTGA
- the LOC114387240 gene encoding cyclic dof factor 4-like isoform X1 produces the protein MGEESQGIKLFGALITLKGGEVKKGEKGSEYERVEKRAEKIIPCPRCKSMETKFCYFNNYNVNQPRHFCKSCQRYWTAGGALRNVAVGAGRRKAKSPCHGAGDFMDGRAYETSEDENRFEMNQGHVAMPNTHFRQIFQAKRQRITSGASRSMKSCTKTQLGIIMNKKLRTSAARDQSVS, from the exons atGGGCGAGGAATCTCAAGGGATTAAGCTGTTTGGTGCGCTGATTACATTGAAGGGTGGGGAAGTAAAGAAAGGAGAAAAAGGAAGCGAATATGAGAGGGTGGAGAAGAGAGCAGAGAAGATAATACCCTGCCCGAGATGCAAGAGCATGGAAACTAAATTCTGTTACTTCAACAACTACAACGTTAATCAGCCGAGGCATTTTTGCAAGAGCTGCCAGAGGTACTGGACGGCTGGTGGGGCCCTCCGAAACGTCGCGGTCGGCGCCGGGCGCCGGAAGGCTAAGTCACCGTGCCATGGAGCCGGTGACTTCATGGATGGGCGTGCCTATGAAACTTCTGAAGATGAAAACAGGTTTGAGATGAATCAGGGACACGTTGCCATGCCCAACACTCATTTCCGCCAGATTTTTCAGGCCAAGCGCCAGAGAATCACCTCAGGAG CATCAAGGTCAATGAAATCATGTACGAAAACACAACTTGGAATTATTATGAACAAGAAATTAAGGACTTCAGCAGCGAGGGACCAAAGCGTGTCTTGA
- the LOC114387240 gene encoding dof zinc finger protein DOF1.5-like isoform X2 — MGEESQGIKLFGALITLKGGEVKKGEKGSEYERVEKRAEKIIPCPRCKSMETKFCYFNNYNVNQPRHFCKSCQRYWTAGGALRNVAVGAGRRKAKSPCHGAGDFMDGRAYETSEDENRFEMNQGHVAMPNTHFRQIFQAKRQRITSGAQHQGQ, encoded by the exons atGGGCGAGGAATCTCAAGGGATTAAGCTGTTTGGTGCGCTGATTACATTGAAGGGTGGGGAAGTAAAGAAAGGAGAAAAAGGAAGCGAATATGAGAGGGTGGAGAAGAGAGCAGAGAAGATAATACCCTGCCCGAGATGCAAGAGCATGGAAACTAAATTCTGTTACTTCAACAACTACAACGTTAATCAGCCGAGGCATTTTTGCAAGAGCTGCCAGAGGTACTGGACGGCTGGTGGGGCCCTCCGAAACGTCGCGGTCGGCGCCGGGCGCCGGAAGGCTAAGTCACCGTGCCATGGAGCCGGTGACTTCATGGATGGGCGTGCCTATGAAACTTCTGAAGATGAAAACAGGTTTGAGATGAATCAGGGACACGTTGCCATGCCCAACACTCATTTCCGCCAGATTTTTCAGGCCAAGCGCCAGAGAATCACCTCAGGAG CTCAGCATCAAGGTCAATGA